The following proteins are co-located in the Gordonia polyisoprenivorans genome:
- a CDS encoding RecQ family ATP-dependent DNA helicase: MSGTQTLNSPDFAAAQAVITSLAGPDAALRDDQLEAIAGLTTVAAARVLVVQATGWGKSAVYWAATAILRQRRHGATLIVSPLLSLMRDQVSAAERAGLRAATLNSSNVSEWSEIEASLRADDLDVLLVSPERLANPGFGRRVLDAMAGRLGLLVIDEAHAISDWGHDFRPDYRRVADVLRTLNPDTPVLATTATANERVTADVAAQLSAGGGAGTQTLVLRGSLARKSLHLNVIDGLSPIQRYAWVAQHLPELPGSGIVYVLTVADADRLVGAIRAVHGDDFPVAAYTGQLDADRRHQLEDALLRNDVKALVATSALGMGYDKPDLGFVVHVGPPPSPVSYYQQVGRAGRALDEAVVMLLASATDDAIWEHFATATIPDPKRMQVVLDALGESDEPMSVVALEAQTGVRRGRIELMLKQLAVDGATERGSDGWSVTGRPWSFDAAHYDGVLAVRRREADIMRDYISSRRCLMQLLTESLDDPDAGACGRCSVCLGHLTEPLDDAVDPAVVRSVTVSLRRAAQVLEPRKMWPGGEIGRGRIPAARLAEPGRVLAHADAPEWSELLAAACDHDAQALADLGDAAVATLSAWGRESGIRPDLICSLRLTGTTLATDLAAHLCSVGKREGVAMPVQMGDGPPRDAPGAAEAAFWQARLGEPPAEVAGRAVLLVVDESRSGWPITLAASALRDAGATAVLPLLIHRTV; the protein is encoded by the coding sequence ATGTCGGGCACCCAGACGCTGAACTCCCCGGATTTCGCGGCCGCGCAAGCCGTCATCACCAGCCTCGCCGGGCCGGACGCGGCACTGCGCGATGACCAGCTCGAGGCGATCGCGGGACTGACCACGGTGGCCGCGGCGCGGGTGCTTGTCGTGCAGGCCACCGGGTGGGGCAAGTCCGCGGTGTACTGGGCGGCGACGGCCATCCTGCGGCAGCGTCGGCACGGCGCGACGCTGATCGTGTCGCCGCTGTTGTCGTTGATGCGCGATCAGGTGTCGGCGGCCGAGCGGGCCGGTCTGCGCGCGGCGACGCTGAACTCGTCGAATGTGTCGGAGTGGAGCGAGATCGAGGCGTCGTTGCGCGCAGACGATCTCGATGTGCTGCTGGTGTCGCCGGAGCGGCTGGCCAATCCAGGGTTCGGGCGTCGCGTGCTCGACGCGATGGCCGGGCGGCTGGGCCTGCTCGTCATCGACGAGGCGCATGCGATCTCGGACTGGGGGCACGATTTCCGGCCGGACTATCGGCGAGTCGCCGATGTCCTGCGCACGCTCAACCCGGATACGCCGGTCCTGGCGACCACGGCCACCGCCAACGAGCGGGTCACCGCCGACGTCGCGGCACAGTTGAGTGCAGGCGGCGGCGCCGGTACGCAGACCCTGGTGCTGCGCGGTTCGCTGGCGCGAAAGTCGCTGCACCTGAATGTGATCGACGGCCTCTCCCCCATCCAGCGGTACGCGTGGGTGGCGCAGCATCTCCCGGAGCTGCCGGGGTCGGGGATCGTCTATGTCCTCACCGTCGCCGATGCCGACCGGCTCGTCGGCGCGATCCGAGCGGTCCATGGTGACGACTTCCCGGTTGCCGCCTACACCGGGCAGCTCGATGCCGATCGCCGCCACCAGCTCGAGGACGCGTTGCTGCGCAACGATGTCAAGGCACTCGTGGCCACCTCGGCGCTGGGTATGGGATACGACAAACCCGACCTCGGTTTCGTGGTGCACGTCGGACCGCCGCCGTCGCCGGTGTCCTACTACCAGCAGGTCGGTCGCGCCGGGCGTGCGCTCGACGAGGCCGTGGTGATGCTGCTCGCCTCGGCCACCGACGACGCGATCTGGGAGCATTTCGCCACCGCGACCATCCCCGACCCCAAGCGCATGCAGGTGGTCCTCGACGCGCTCGGCGAGTCCGACGAGCCGATGAGTGTCGTCGCACTCGAGGCGCAGACGGGGGTGCGGCGGGGCCGAATCGAGTTGATGCTCAAGCAACTCGCCGTCGACGGCGCCACCGAACGCGGCTCCGACGGCTGGTCGGTGACCGGCCGGCCGTGGTCCTTCGACGCCGCGCACTACGACGGTGTGCTCGCGGTCCGCCGCCGCGAGGCCGACATCATGCGCGACTACATCTCCTCGCGACGCTGCCTGATGCAGCTGCTCACCGAGTCGCTCGACGACCCGGACGCCGGGGCGTGCGGCCGCTGTTCGGTGTGTCTCGGCCACCTCACCGAGCCACTCGACGACGCCGTCGATCCGGCGGTGGTGCGCTCGGTGACGGTCTCGCTACGGCGGGCCGCGCAGGTACTCGAGCCCCGCAAGATGTGGCCGGGCGGCGAAATCGGCCGCGGCCGGATTCCTGCCGCACGTCTGGCCGAACCCGGCCGGGTACTCGCGCACGCCGACGCACCGGAGTGGTCGGAGTTGCTCGCCGCCGCATGCGATCACGATGCGCAGGCGCTCGCCGACCTCGGTGATGCGGCGGTGGCGACGCTGTCGGCGTGGGGCCGCGAGTCCGGTATCCGGCCGGATCTCATCTGTTCGCTGCGTCTGACCGGCACCACCCTGGCCACCGATCTCGCCGCGCACCTCTGCTCGGTCGGCAAACGCGAGGGCGTGGCGATGCCCGTACAGATGGGCGACGGGCCACCCCGGGACGCTCCCGGTGCCGCCGAAGCCGCGTTCTGGCAGGCCCGGCTCGGCGAGCCGCCGGCCGAGGTGGCGGGCCGTGCGGTGTTGCTGGTCGTCGACGAGTCCCGGTCGGGTTGGCCGATCACGTTGGCCGCGAGCGCTTTACGCGATGCGGGCGCGACTGCGGTGCTGCCCCTGCTGATCCATCGGACGGTGTGA
- a CDS encoding HIT family protein, with translation MSSVFTKIINGELPGRFVWQDGQAVAFLTIEPVTPGHLLVVPRKEVDHWEQMDTASFTHLTDVAQKVGRAVKEAFDAPRMGLLIAGLEVPHVHIHVFPALSMETFDLSNARKDITPAELDADAEKIRDALRSTGYSEYVND, from the coding sequence ATGTCGTCGGTTTTCACGAAGATCATCAACGGAGAGCTACCCGGTCGATTCGTCTGGCAGGACGGACAAGCCGTGGCGTTCCTGACCATCGAGCCGGTCACCCCTGGACACCTGCTGGTGGTACCCCGCAAAGAGGTCGATCACTGGGAGCAGATGGATACCGCGTCCTTCACCCACCTCACCGACGTCGCGCAGAAGGTCGGGCGTGCGGTCAAGGAGGCGTTCGACGCCCCGCGGATGGGATTGCTGATCGCCGGCCTCGAGGTGCCGCACGTGCACATCCACGTCTTCCCGGCGCTGAGTATGGAGACCTTCGACCTGTCCAACGCCCGCAAGGACATCACCCCCGCCGAACTCGACGCCGATGCCGAGAAGATCCGGGACGCGCTGCGTTCGACGGGCTACAGCGAGTACGTGAACGACTGA
- a CDS encoding DNA adenine methylase, producing MGSKYRLLPHLERTFAEIGGTTAVDAFSGSGVVSYLLKAQGFTVATNDFLNFPHVITRATVVNSSVRLEADLIEEICGPPADDRDFISSTFDGLYFDAADRAFLDSAWSHIDRLRGYRRDLAISALVLSAARKQPRGVFTFTDSSRYADGRRDLRMSLRDHFRLRAAADYNATVFSNGSRHHSSCGDVFELDATGVLGGAPDLVYLDPPYAPPSDDNDYIKRYHFLEGLSAYWQGMTIMENTKTKKLPKRYTPFAYKHSIDDALVRTFDHFTDAGAIVLSYSSNALPGPDRIVDLLGKVKPHVEVIAIDHKYSFGTHAAAARRDVSEFLFIGRD from the coding sequence ATGGGCTCCAAGTACCGTCTGCTGCCGCATCTCGAGCGCACCTTCGCCGAGATCGGCGGTACCACCGCCGTTGACGCGTTCTCCGGGTCGGGTGTCGTGTCCTACCTGCTCAAGGCGCAGGGATTCACGGTGGCCACCAACGACTTCCTCAATTTCCCGCACGTCATCACCCGCGCCACGGTCGTCAACTCGTCGGTGCGGCTCGAGGCCGACCTCATCGAGGAGATCTGCGGGCCGCCCGCCGACGACCGGGATTTCATCTCCTCGACCTTCGACGGCCTGTACTTCGACGCGGCCGATCGCGCGTTCCTGGATTCGGCGTGGTCGCACATCGACCGGCTGCGGGGTTATCGGCGCGATCTGGCGATCTCGGCGCTGGTGTTGTCCGCGGCGCGCAAGCAACCGCGCGGGGTGTTCACCTTCACCGATTCCAGCCGGTATGCCGACGGACGCCGTGACCTGCGGATGTCGCTGCGCGACCACTTCCGGCTGCGCGCCGCCGCCGACTACAACGCGACGGTGTTCAGCAACGGCTCACGGCATCACAGTTCGTGCGGCGACGTCTTCGAGCTCGACGCCACCGGCGTGCTTGGAGGTGCTCCGGATCTGGTGTACCTCGATCCGCCGTACGCGCCGCCGTCCGACGACAACGACTACATCAAGCGCTACCACTTTCTCGAGGGGCTCTCGGCGTACTGGCAGGGCATGACGATCATGGAGAACACCAAGACCAAGAAGCTGCCCAAGCGGTACACCCCGTTCGCCTACAAACACTCCATCGACGACGCGTTGGTGCGGACCTTCGACCACTTCACCGATGCCGGCGCGATCGTGCTGTCGTACTCGTCCAACGCACTCCCCGGCCCCGATCGCATCGTCGATCTGCTCGGCAAGGTCAAGCCACATGTCGAGGTCATCGCGATCGATCACAAGTACAGCTTCGGCACCCATGCCGCGGCGGCGCGGCGTGACGTCAGCGAGTTCTTGTTCATCGGTCGGGACTGA
- a CDS encoding HAMP domain-containing sensor histidine kinase codes for MSVRTRSAAPPAEPPAGAPTSPATKVAKTRTRGVPLRISLVALTMVLVAFGLLVSGIAVTSAMRSDLLSRTDQGLVSAVGTWAKPRNPDMDQTQGPPIGPRRPPSSFFVMTTLNSGQVISNANDFTHTPDLSGLSDGNVSPTTVGSQDGDGPQWRVIKHIGPDGVSVVAVPLSDVNKTLSRLMWLQFGIGAGVVVVLGVLSYLVVRSSLRPLRRVEETAHAIAAGNLNMRVAPGPPNTEVGSLSASLNTMLGQIQHAFATTAASEQQARHSEEKMRRFVADASHELRTPLTSIKGFAELYRQGAVADPGDAMRRIDDEAARMKLLVEDLLMLARLDAHRPLNAEPVDMLMLAADTVQASRAAAPDREIRLQVSPSDEPPVVRGDSARLVQVIRNLVNNAVVHTPPEATITVGVGVLDGVGDVLVTVTDTGQGLTPDERSHVFERFYRGDSSRSRGEGGGSGLGLSIVAALVDAQGGRVGVDSTPGEGACFWVRLPRLAD; via the coding sequence ATGAGTGTTCGCACCCGATCGGCGGCGCCGCCGGCCGAGCCGCCGGCAGGTGCCCCGACCTCACCCGCAACGAAGGTGGCAAAGACCCGCACACGTGGTGTTCCACTGCGTATCTCGCTGGTCGCGCTCACCATGGTGTTGGTGGCTTTCGGGTTGCTGGTGTCGGGGATCGCGGTGACCTCGGCGATGCGCTCGGATCTGCTCTCGCGCACCGATCAGGGCCTGGTGTCGGCGGTGGGGACGTGGGCCAAACCCCGCAACCCGGATATGGATCAGACGCAGGGCCCGCCCATCGGACCGCGCCGGCCGCCGTCGTCGTTCTTCGTGATGACCACCCTCAATTCCGGGCAGGTCATCTCCAACGCCAACGATTTCACCCACACCCCTGACCTGAGCGGACTGTCCGACGGCAACGTCTCGCCGACGACGGTCGGCTCGCAGGACGGCGACGGACCCCAGTGGCGGGTCATCAAACACATTGGCCCCGATGGGGTCTCGGTGGTCGCCGTCCCGCTCTCCGACGTGAACAAGACCTTGTCCCGACTGATGTGGCTGCAGTTCGGCATCGGCGCGGGCGTGGTCGTGGTTCTCGGCGTGCTCAGCTATCTGGTGGTCCGGTCGAGCCTGCGGCCACTGCGGCGGGTCGAGGAGACCGCCCACGCGATCGCCGCGGGCAACCTCAACATGCGGGTGGCCCCGGGCCCACCCAACACCGAGGTCGGTAGCCTGTCCGCCTCGCTCAACACGATGCTCGGCCAGATCCAGCACGCCTTTGCCACGACGGCCGCCTCCGAACAGCAGGCCCGGCATTCCGAGGAGAAGATGCGGCGCTTCGTCGCCGACGCCAGTCACGAACTGCGCACCCCGCTGACCTCGATCAAGGGGTTCGCCGAGCTGTATCGGCAGGGCGCGGTCGCCGACCCGGGCGATGCGATGCGCCGGATCGACGACGAGGCCGCCCGCATGAAACTCCTCGTCGAGGATCTGCTGATGCTCGCGCGGCTCGACGCCCACCGGCCGCTCAACGCCGAGCCCGTCGACATGCTGATGCTCGCCGCCGACACCGTGCAGGCCTCGCGTGCCGCAGCCCCCGACCGTGAGATCCGGCTACAGGTGTCGCCGTCGGACGAGCCGCCCGTCGTGCGCGGCGACTCGGCGCGGTTGGTGCAGGTGATCCGCAACCTCGTCAACAACGCCGTCGTCCACACCCCGCCGGAGGCGACGATCACCGTCGGCGTCGGCGTACTCGACGGGGTCGGCGATGTGCTGGTCACCGTCACCGACACCGGTCAGGGACTCACGCCCGACGAGCGTTCCCACGTGTTCGAGCGCTTCTATCGTGGCGACAGTTCGCGATCGCGGGGCGAGGGCGGCGGCAGCGGACTGGGCTTGTCGATCGTTGCCGCGCTGGTCGACGCGCAAGGTGGCCGCGTCGGGGTCGACTCGACGCCGGGCGAGGGCGCCTGCTTCTGGGTGCGGCTGCCGCGACTCGCGGACTGA
- a CDS encoding response regulator transcription factor, translated as MSETGQGAKVLVVDDEANIRELLSVSLKFQGYEVETAAGGPEAIDRCRNFKPDVLILDVMMPGMDGFGLLRRLRADGISAPALFLSAKDSVEDKVNGLTVGGDDYVTKPFSLEEVVARLQVLLRRSGFDERAKEVSRVTFADLELDDETHEVWKAGKLISLSPTEFTLLRYFMVNAGTVLSKPRILDHVWNYDFGGEVNVVESYVSYLRRKLDYGVTPLIHTLRGVGYVMREPR; from the coding sequence GTGAGCGAAACGGGTCAGGGAGCGAAGGTCCTCGTCGTCGACGACGAGGCGAACATTCGTGAATTGCTGTCAGTGTCATTGAAGTTCCAGGGCTACGAGGTGGAGACCGCCGCGGGCGGCCCCGAGGCCATCGACCGATGCCGCAACTTCAAACCCGACGTCCTCATCCTCGACGTGATGATGCCGGGGATGGACGGATTCGGACTACTGCGGCGTCTGCGTGCCGACGGGATCTCGGCGCCCGCGCTGTTCCTGTCGGCCAAGGACTCCGTCGAGGACAAGGTCAACGGACTCACCGTCGGCGGCGACGATTACGTCACCAAACCGTTCAGCCTCGAAGAAGTGGTGGCCCGGCTGCAGGTCCTGTTGCGGCGCAGCGGTTTCGACGAGCGGGCCAAAGAGGTCTCGCGGGTCACCTTCGCCGACCTCGAACTCGACGACGAAACCCACGAGGTATGGAAGGCCGGCAAGCTGATCTCGTTGTCGCCGACCGAGTTCACCCTCCTGCGCTACTTCATGGTCAACGCGGGCACGGTGCTGTCCAAGCCACGCATCCTCGACCACGTCTGGAACTACGACTTCGGGGGCGAGGTCAACGTCGTCGAATCCTATGTCTCCTACCTGCGCCGCAAACTCGATTACGGTGTCACACCGCTGATCCATACCTTGCGTGGCGTCGGATACGTCATGCGGGAGCCGCGGTGA
- a CDS encoding SRPBCC family protein gives MSANRAQPDTTDQPDTESMTVTRHVDAPPQAVFALLCDPVRHQETEPTDWVRDAIDTAPITRAGQIFAVNMFLEQAGGHYVIHNLVTAYEPDRVIAWLPGQLNDSGDHESGGWWWRYELSPDDDGTLVRLTYDWTNTPSAFREQVGGMPPFGRGFLEQSLASLDAALSRT, from the coding sequence ATGAGCGCCAATCGCGCCCAGCCCGACACCACCGACCAGCCCGACACCGAGTCGATGACCGTCACGCGTCACGTCGACGCCCCTCCGCAGGCGGTCTTCGCCCTGCTCTGCGACCCGGTCCGACACCAGGAGACCGAACCGACGGACTGGGTGCGCGACGCCATCGACACCGCGCCGATCACCCGGGCCGGACAGATCTTCGCGGTCAACATGTTTCTCGAACAGGCCGGCGGGCACTACGTGATCCACAATCTGGTCACCGCATACGAACCCGACCGGGTCATCGCGTGGCTGCCCGGGCAGCTCAACGACTCCGGCGACCACGAATCCGGCGGCTGGTGGTGGCGTTACGAGCTCTCACCCGACGACGACGGCACCTTGGTGCGGCTCACCTATGACTGGACGAACACGCCGTCGGCCTTCCGCGAGCAGGTCGGCGGCATGCCGCCCTTCGGCCGCGGCTTTCTCGAGCAGTCTCTGGCCAGTCTCGACGCCGCGCTCTCCCGGACCTGA
- a CDS encoding DUF899 domain-containing protein: protein MTAPTQPTADRGLPPITDEATWRAALADLRRREKVATRELDAIAAQRRRLPMVEVADHTLAGADGPTSLSEIFAGRSQLITYHHMWNDGAEFQCSGCTGFTSQFTRLEFLENYDACFVIVTSGPIDEALAYKRRVGNQMEWFSAAGTDFGAEMDAAPGDGFAVNVFLRDGDRVYRTWHTNGRGTEQLTHTFALIDLLPWGRQEVWQDSPDGWPQRPTYSGWPSSSDIADRYGEGTR, encoded by the coding sequence ATGACCGCACCGACCCAACCCACCGCCGACCGAGGTCTACCGCCCATCACCGATGAGGCGACGTGGCGGGCCGCGCTTGCCGACCTGCGCCGCCGCGAGAAAGTCGCGACCCGTGAGCTCGACGCCATCGCCGCGCAACGTCGCCGACTTCCGATGGTCGAGGTCGCCGACCATACTCTCGCCGGCGCCGACGGCCCGACATCACTGTCGGAGATCTTCGCCGGCAGGTCCCAATTGATCACCTACCACCACATGTGGAACGACGGCGCCGAATTCCAGTGCTCCGGATGCACCGGATTCACCTCCCAATTCACCCGACTGGAATTCCTCGAGAACTATGACGCGTGCTTCGTGATCGTCACCAGCGGACCGATCGACGAGGCGTTGGCCTACAAGCGGCGAGTCGGCAATCAGATGGAGTGGTTCTCCGCCGCGGGCACCGACTTCGGCGCCGAGATGGACGCCGCACCTGGAGATGGGTTCGCGGTCAACGTGTTCCTGCGCGACGGTGACCGTGTCTACCGCACCTGGCACACCAACGGGCGGGGCACCGAGCAGTTGACCCACACCTTCGCACTGATCGACCTGCTCCCGTGGGGACGACAGGAGGTGTGGCAGGACTCCCCCGACGGCTGGCCGCAACGCCCCACCTACTCCGGCTGGCCGAGCAGCAGCGACATCGCCGACCGCTATGGAGAAGGCACGCGATGA
- a CDS encoding winged helix DNA-binding domain-containing protein — translation MSGARPRITDAQRRNRLLRRHCLVEGHHAASVVEAAAAVVGLHATTPSTVYLSAWARIDGFSTDTMDAALYGDRTLIKQLAMRRTLFVFPDGILPDAVGAIGARVAASERTNMLRDLRRAEDVADPEGWIDDARAAVLAAFADGTTMTSAELRARVPEFDRQVIVSPGKSYGGPSPLIPRVLNMCSAAGEVVRGPNNGGWHVSRPAWSAMDRWLGRPLDVPDPATAHSALIRRWLARFGPGTETDLVWWLGSTKRDVRQALASLDVVEVDLDDGSVGYVLADDLPGGPDDDPLPPEALLLPELDPTTMGHKVRDFYLGPHVDAIFDRNGNGGQTVWWDGRIVGGWHREAGTRVEVHLFEKLPAAARRAVAARADALSEWLGEVPFRPGYPPPYLRELRAR, via the coding sequence ATGAGTGGTGCGCGACCCCGGATCACCGATGCCCAACGCCGAAACCGGTTGCTGCGCAGACACTGCCTTGTGGAAGGGCATCACGCTGCGTCGGTGGTCGAGGCTGCGGCTGCCGTCGTCGGACTGCATGCGACGACACCGTCGACGGTGTATCTCTCGGCATGGGCGCGGATCGACGGTTTCAGTACCGACACCATGGATGCGGCTCTGTACGGTGACCGCACGCTGATCAAGCAACTGGCCATGCGCCGAACGCTTTTCGTGTTTCCTGATGGCATCCTTCCCGACGCGGTCGGGGCGATCGGCGCGCGGGTCGCGGCCTCCGAGCGAACCAACATGCTGCGTGACCTTCGCCGCGCCGAGGACGTCGCCGATCCCGAAGGGTGGATCGATGACGCGCGTGCCGCGGTGCTGGCCGCGTTCGCCGACGGCACCACGATGACGTCGGCGGAACTACGTGCTCGCGTGCCGGAATTCGATCGGCAGGTCATCGTCAGCCCGGGCAAGTCATACGGCGGTCCGAGTCCGCTGATTCCGCGAGTTCTCAACATGTGCAGTGCTGCAGGAGAAGTCGTGCGCGGTCCCAACAACGGGGGCTGGCACGTGTCGAGGCCGGCGTGGTCGGCGATGGACCGCTGGCTCGGCAGACCGCTCGACGTCCCCGATCCCGCCACCGCACACTCTGCACTCATCCGGCGATGGCTCGCACGATTCGGTCCGGGTACCGAGACCGACCTCGTCTGGTGGCTGGGTTCGACCAAACGCGATGTGCGTCAAGCACTGGCATCGCTCGACGTCGTCGAGGTCGATCTCGACGACGGCTCCGTCGGCTACGTCCTCGCCGACGACCTGCCCGGCGGCCCCGACGATGATCCGCTGCCGCCCGAAGCCCTCCTGTTGCCCGAGCTGGACCCGACGACCATGGGTCACAAGGTGCGCGACTTCTACCTCGGCCCGCATGTCGATGCCATCTTCGATCGCAACGGCAACGGCGGTCAGACGGTGTGGTGGGACGGGCGGATCGTCGGCGGCTGGCATCGAGAGGCCGGCACACGGGTAGAGGTCCACCTCTTCGAGAAGTTGCCCGCGGCTGCTCGTCGAGCCGTCGCCGCCCGCGCCGACGCCCTGTCCGAGTGGCTCGGTGAGGTGCCCTTCCGGCCCGGATACCCACCGCCCTACCTGCGCGAACTCCGGGCGCGATGA
- a CDS encoding RidA family protein, producing the protein MSRVRLNGSTTLHDGGFPYSSTVSPGPLLFTAGISPLDENGAVIAPGDVVAQVRACLGNLAAVLGEQGATFGDVAKLTVYVAEHLQADLYVAWEAVSAEFDAVPPTMMMGVSVLPYDGQVVEVDAVAAPPQS; encoded by the coding sequence ATGTCGAGAGTGCGCCTCAATGGTTCTACGACCCTGCACGACGGTGGATTTCCGTATAGTTCGACGGTGTCGCCGGGACCGTTGCTCTTCACGGCCGGGATCAGCCCGCTGGATGAGAACGGCGCGGTGATCGCGCCCGGTGATGTGGTCGCGCAGGTGCGCGCGTGCCTGGGGAACCTGGCGGCGGTACTGGGCGAGCAGGGGGCGACGTTCGGTGACGTGGCAAAGTTGACAGTCTATGTGGCAGAACATCTTCAGGCGGATCTGTACGTTGCGTGGGAGGCCGTGAGCGCCGAATTCGACGCGGTTCCGCCGACGATGATGATGGGTGTGTCGGTCCTGCCGTACGACGGGCAGGTCGTCGAGGTCGACGCGGTGGCCGCGCCGCCGCAGTCGTGA
- a CDS encoding HNH endonuclease signature motif containing protein: MSTTLTFTDPDADAAAITAMTRDELTETGPDLLRQSRKYEARTVLAAAALAERVFREHLAGRPETGVWGSVVEHAERLGRAEVSLQFKVSRSKAGSWIALADLLEKFPLIRAAYLNGELSTNRASIMARAAQRGKDIDTDGVSTDSTDCGDNEEMSFEEIVLDYGSRATTDPVLSQQLDAALISMNPDSAIEDRDTITDLAGNVTITPDVAGHSALDAVVPAHYGVFLTTQINALIDERTCRKDPRRVGSLRVIALGEITGVPGAHLDCQCGLETCAKGGAARNGSAETPADAADAAAWDDLLPEPIDADAPDVELVEPVAEPDVPDPMNPPTPDEVPVAFGRALVVPSAPVLTVVTDPDGVLVPRLQGYGPIDPDYATTLAEIAKTIHYPESVRTTGPLIPQIADRPQAPPADPTGHGGHTVPPPGALTYAPSAKLRAEVLANDAWCRFPYCAMPSHRCDLDHWRPFNHADPEAGGWTVLGDLIPLCRADHQRKHLAEWVPTLYTDRRVEWRNRHTGQIIVTYPR; the protein is encoded by the coding sequence GTGTCGACGACGTTGACGTTCACCGATCCGGATGCCGACGCTGCCGCGATCACAGCCATGACACGGGATGAGCTCACCGAGACCGGCCCGGACCTGCTCCGCCAGTCCCGCAAATACGAGGCCCGGACAGTCCTGGCCGCTGCCGCGTTGGCGGAGCGGGTGTTTCGTGAGCATCTGGCGGGGCGGCCTGAGACCGGTGTGTGGGGGTCGGTGGTCGAACATGCCGAGAGACTCGGCCGGGCCGAGGTGTCGTTGCAGTTCAAGGTCTCCCGCAGCAAAGCCGGGAGTTGGATAGCGCTGGCGGACCTGTTGGAGAAGTTCCCCCTGATCCGCGCCGCCTACCTGAACGGGGAACTCTCCACCAACCGGGCTTCGATCATGGCGCGCGCCGCCCAACGCGGCAAGGACATCGACACCGACGGTGTCAGCACCGACAGCACCGACTGCGGTGACAACGAGGAGATGTCGTTCGAGGAGATCGTCCTGGACTACGGGTCCCGGGCCACCACCGACCCGGTGCTGTCCCAACAGCTTGACGCTGCACTGATTTCGATGAACCCCGACAGCGCGATCGAGGACCGCGACACCATCACCGACCTGGCGGGAAACGTCACCATCACCCCCGACGTTGCCGGGCACTCCGCTCTGGATGCGGTCGTTCCCGCGCATTACGGGGTGTTCCTCACCACCCAGATCAACGCCCTCATCGACGAACGGACCTGCCGCAAAGACCCGCGCCGCGTGGGATCGCTTCGCGTGATCGCACTCGGGGAGATCACCGGCGTCCCCGGAGCGCACCTCGACTGCCAATGCGGTCTGGAGACCTGCGCGAAAGGCGGTGCTGCCCGGAACGGGTCGGCGGAAACACCCGCCGACGCTGCCGATGCGGCAGCGTGGGATGACCTGCTACCCGAACCTATCGACGCCGACGCTCCCGACGTCGAGTTGGTGGAGCCGGTCGCCGAACCCGACGTCCCCGACCCGATGAACCCACCGACGCCGGATGAGGTGCCGGTGGCGTTCGGACGGGCCCTGGTCGTGCCGAGTGCGCCCGTGTTGACGGTGGTCACTGATCCCGACGGTGTGCTCGTACCCCGGTTGCAGGGATACGGGCCCATCGACCCCGACTACGCCACCACCCTCGCCGAGATAGCGAAAACCATCCACTACCCCGAATCCGTGCGTACGACTGGACCACTCATCCCGCAGATCGCCGACCGACCCCAAGCACCACCGGCAGATCCGACCGGACACGGCGGTCACACCGTGCCACCCCCTGGGGCATTGACCTATGCACCCAGCGCGAAGTTGCGCGCTGAGGTGCTGGCCAACGACGCCTGGTGCCGGTTTCCGTACTGCGCGATGCCGTCACACCGGTGCGACCTTGATCATTGGCGACCGTTCAACCACGCCGACCCCGAGGCCGGAGGCTGGACGGTGCTCGGTGACCTCATCCCACTGTGTCGAGCCGATCACCAACGCAAACACCTCGCAGAGTGGGTACCGACGCTCTACACCGACCGGCGGGTGGAGTGGCGGAACCGGCACACAGGGCAGATCATCGTCACCTACCCGCGGTGA